Genomic DNA from Candidatus Binataceae bacterium:
CATCATCCGGCAACGTAGTGTTGGACTTCTCGGAGAGGACCGGCGTATCAAATCCATTCGATCCGTTCTTTGTGACAAGTCAGATTATTCGGGAATTGCGATTGTGCCCGGGGTGGCCGAAATCAGTCTAGACGATCCGGCATTTTCAAAGAGGCCGCTCAAGTCGAACTTGGAGGTTTACCCCCCTTTGGCAGGTTGACTCTCGCCCTCGCCGGACCTAATGTCGGTAGGCTAACCAGCGGACGGACGGAGGACTATGGAAATTCGCGTTGAAGGCTCCCTTGATCAGGCGATGCGGGTTCTCAAGCGCAAGCTTGCGAAGGAGGGAGTGTTCAAAGAAATGAAGAAGCGGGCTTTTTACGAGAAGCCCAGCGTGCGCCGCAAGCGCAAGCGCTCCGAGGCTCAACGCCGCCGTCGCAAAGAGCAGCGTCGCCGCCGCGCCTCCTCGATGTAGTCCGTCCGCTCGATCCCATAAAAACGCAACGGGCGCTGGATTCCTCCGGCGCCCGCTGTTTTTTCGTCGATTCGGTCGGCTAGGCCTGCGGTTCCAGATTCGCCGGCAACGGCCGCCAGCTGAAGATCACCTGCCCGCCCGCCACGTAGCAATCGAGATCGTAATGCTGCTCTGACGCCGCCGCCCGCGCGTAACGGAAATTCTCGACCGCGCGATGCAACGCATCCGAAGTCAGGTTCGTGCCCTGGAGCTTGCCTTCGAGGTATTGCGCACGCGCCTCGGTGCCAAGGTCAACCGCGAGGCATCGCGCGCCGCAATGCTGATCCATTGGTCCCGTACCCACGCAACTGCATCGGAGGCACAGCACCACCGGACCTCGCACATCGACGGGCTCGGCGAAGAATTCGCGCTCGAGGCGATCCATGCCAATCGCGCACTCGGCCCACGCCTCGCGAGCGCGCTCGGCTGAGAAACGCCGGATCGCACGCGCCAGCTCGCGCATCAGGACTTCGCCCGAGCGCGGCTCGAGCGCGACGATCGAGTCGTCCTCGATCCGCATCGAGGCGCCAAGCTGCTCGGCCAGGAAATGTTTAAGATTGATTGGCAGCCGGCTCCCCAACTGTAGCCGGTGCGTTTCGATTTCGGCATCGACCATTGGCCGCGCGCGCCGCCCAAGATTCCGTCCTCCCCCGAAGACGGCGAGCGACTGAAGCCGCTCGAGTGGCGACGGTGCGCCATGGGCAAAGCGCGATACGTGAGCGCGGCGATGAACCATCGGTCCGTGTCGCACGTGGTTATCCTCCCCAGTCCTCAAAATCGTGGCCGCCGAGCGTGCCGGTCCCCAAGCACGCGGCGGAGAGCCTGGAATTCGTTGAGAGCCGTGAAAAAGTATTGGTGATTGATTCTGAGAGTGACGAAACGGAGGGAGGTAAAGAAGAATGATAGTGCGCCGCGGCTCGGTTAGGCATCGGCGGCGCTGTACAGCGATTTAGCTGCCACGCGAGGCTCGGTGCCTCTGGGCTAGCGTATCGAAAAGCGCCCATAACAACTTGCGCCATGCGCATTGGCTCTTTTCATCAGCCCATCAGCCCGCTGTCAGCGTTCGCCCTGCCTGCCCCGTCGTCCCCACATCTTCAAGCAGCGGCTCGATGGAGAATCGCGCGCTATTCGTTACCGGCCAACGTCGTCCCTTACCCGGCATAACCGCGCGCCGTTAACTGCACCTGATATTCGCGACGACTCCATCTTCTTAGCGCGCGGTGCGAGGGCGGGCAACTATTGAACGATCGATCAATTAATTTTGGTCAGCTTGACAACAGATAGGCCAAGTGCATTTTGTCGCTCAGGATTTCGACACCGTGTCGGCACCAAAATGAGGAAGACTTATGGGTTACAATCCGATCTTTTCGACGCCAATTTGTGCGCGCCTGGGCATCAAATACCCGGTTTTTCAGGCCGGGATGGGATTTGTCGCGCATGCTGAACTCGCCGCGGCGGTCTCGAACGCGGGCGGCCTCGGATGCATCGGGTCGGCCTCGATGAGCGCGCGTGAATTAAAAGAGCAAATCAGAAGGTGCCGCGACCTCACCGCACGCCCCTTCGGGGTCGATATTCTTTTTGCCGAGGTCAAAGCCGACAAGACCGACAGCACCGTCGTCAAGTACGCCTCGAATGTCCAACAGTTGATCGATGTAACCTTCGAGGAGAGCGTGCCCGTGATCGTCTCGGGCCTGGGCAATCCCGCCGGCATCATCGAGCGCGCACACAAGGCGGGCGTGGTCGTGATGTCGCTGTGCGGCAACGTCAAGCAGGCGCGGCGGCTCGAGGCCTCGGGCATCGATGTGATTCTCGCGCAGGGACATGAAGCGGGCGGGCACACCGGACGCATCGGCACGATGACGCTGGTGCCGCAAATCGTCGACGCGGTCCGCGTCCCCGTGCTCGCCGCAGGCGGCATCGCCGACGGCCGCGGGCTGCTCGCGGCGCTCGCGCTGGGTGCGCAAGGCGTATGGATGGGCACACGCTTCATCGCCACGGTCGAGGCGTTCGCGCATCCCAACTACAAGAACAAGATCGTCGAGATCGACGAGGAAGGCACAACGATCACAAAATGTCACAGCGGCAAGCCATGCCGCCTCGTGCGCAACAAGTTCACCGACTCATGGGTGGGCCGCGAGGCCGAGATTCAGCCCTTCCCGCTGCAATCGATGAAGATCGGATTCCCGCTCGCCGAGAAAGCGCGCTACGAAGGCAAGATCGACGACGGCGGCCTCGCCTGCGGCCAAAGCGCAGGCCTGATTAATTCAGTGAAGTCCGCAGGCCAGATCGTGCGCGAGGTGATGGAAGAAGCGAACGCCGCGCTCGGCGAACGCTTCCTCGGAAACGCTCGCGCATCGGACCGCCTGGCAGCAGCCGGCGCGTAAATCTCTGAAACCCCTCTCCCGTATAACGGGCGAGGGATTTCAGGTGATTCTCGGTTGATTTTTGAACTCACCTTCGCGATGCGGTTATGCAAAGATCGTCGGGAAAGGTGACCTCGTGGCTGCGGAACCTAAGCTCTCCAGCTATCGCGCCAAGCGCGATTTCACCAAGACCGCTGAGCCGAGTGGCGAGACTCGCGTCGCGCCATCCGAAGTGCGGCGGTTTGTCATCCAGAAGCACAGAGCGACGCGGCTCCACTACGATTTTCGTCTCGAGCTCGACGGCGTTTTCAAATCGTGGGCCGTCACGCGCGGCCCATCACTCGACCCGCACGACAAGCGCCTGGCGGTCGAGGTCGAAGATCATCCGCTCGACTACGGCGACTTCGAAGGCACGATCCCGAAGGGTCAGTACGGCGGCGGCACGGTGCAGCTATGGGATCGCGGCTACTGGATGCCCGAGGATGACGACCCCGAGGCTGCCATCAAAAGTGGCGAGCTCAAGTTCGTGCTCGAAGGCGAGCGTCTACATGGCGGCTTCGTGCTGGTGCGAATCAAGGGCCGCCGGCACGGCGACAAGAAGAATAACTGGCTGTTGATCAAGCATCGCGATCAGTTCTCAAAAGACGGCTTTGGCGACGCGATCCTTGCCGAGGATCGCTCGGTCGCTTCCGGCCGCGCGATGGCGCAAATCGCCGAAGGCAAGGGCCGCGGGCCTGAGCCATTCATGCTCACACGCAAGAAGGCCGCGGCCCCGGATGCCGTATGGCATTCCAATCGTGGCAGCGCCGCCGAGCTTCGCGATGCCGGGGTCATGAGCGCCGCGCAGGCGCCGAAGCCAGCGCCTATTCGCAAACCGGCAAAGCATCGGGCGACGATGCCGGCGTTTATCGAGCCCCAACTTTGCCGCGACGTGGATCGTCCGCCGGGCAGCGGATGGGTGCACGAGATCAAGTTCGATGGCTATCGCATCCAGGTTCGCGTGGATGACGGCCGGGTGGAGATGCGCACGCGCAAGGGGCTTGACTGGACCGGCAAGTTCGGCGCGATCGCGCGCGCGGCGGCGAAACTTCCCGACGCGATTATCGATGGCGAAGTAGTTGCGCTTGACGATAAAGGCGCGCCCAGCTTCGGCGCGCTCCAGGTGGCGCTCTCGGAGGGCAAAACTGACAAGCTGATTTGTTTCGCCTTCGACCTGCTGTTTATCGACGGCGCGAGCCTGCTTGAAAGGCCGCTGCGCGAGCGCAAATCGCGCCTGAAAGAGTTGCTCGAGAGCCATGCTGTCGATTCGCGTATCCGCTACGTCGAACATTTCGACGTGCCGGGCGAATCGGTGCTCGAATCGGCGCGGCGGATGTCGCTCGAAGGCATCGTTTCGAAGCATCTCGAGGGAACTTATCGTCCCGGGCGCCGCGAATGGGCCAAGACCAAGTGCCGCAATGGGCAGGAAGTCGTGATCGGCGGATGGACCAGCGAGGGCAAGCGTTTTCGCTCGCTGTTAGCGGGCGTCTATCGCGATAAACAGCTTGTTTACGCGGGCCGTGTCGGGACCGGATTCGGCGCCGACGTCGTCGATCGGATCCTGCCGCGGCTGGAGGCGCTCGAATCCGACGAAAATCCGTTCGCGGGCGACACCGCGCCGCGCAAAGAGGTCGGCGTGCATTGGATCAAGCCCGAGCTCGTCGCCGAGATCGAATTCGGCGGATGGACGACGGACAATCTCGTGCGACAGTCTTCATTCAAGGGGCTGCGCGACGACAAGCCCGCGAGCGAGGTTGTGGTGGAGCGCCCGGAGCCCGTGGCCAAATTCGAGAAGGAGGAGGCCCTGCAGGAGGAAACCGTGCCGCTGAAGGTCCGCCGCAATGTCGTCGTTGCGCCCGCGCTCAAGACCGGAGGCAATGCGATGGTTATGGGAACCGTCATTTCA
This window encodes:
- the rpsU gene encoding 30S ribosomal protein S21 encodes the protein MEIRVEGSLDQAMRVLKRKLAKEGVFKEMKKRAFYEKPSVRRKRKRSEAQRRRRKEQRRRRASSM
- a CDS encoding nitronate monooxygenase family protein codes for the protein MGYNPIFSTPICARLGIKYPVFQAGMGFVAHAELAAAVSNAGGLGCIGSASMSARELKEQIRRCRDLTARPFGVDILFAEVKADKTDSTVVKYASNVQQLIDVTFEESVPVIVSGLGNPAGIIERAHKAGVVVMSLCGNVKQARRLEASGIDVILAQGHEAGGHTGRIGTMTLVPQIVDAVRVPVLAAGGIADGRGLLAALALGAQGVWMGTRFIATVEAFAHPNYKNKIVEIDEEGTTITKCHSGKPCRLVRNKFTDSWVGREAEIQPFPLQSMKIGFPLAEKARYEGKIDDGGLACGQSAGLINSVKSAGQIVREVMEEANAALGERFLGNARASDRLAAAGA
- the ligD gene encoding DNA ligase D, with the translated sequence MAAEPKLSSYRAKRDFTKTAEPSGETRVAPSEVRRFVIQKHRATRLHYDFRLELDGVFKSWAVTRGPSLDPHDKRLAVEVEDHPLDYGDFEGTIPKGQYGGGTVQLWDRGYWMPEDDDPEAAIKSGELKFVLEGERLHGGFVLVRIKGRRHGDKKNNWLLIKHRDQFSKDGFGDAILAEDRSVASGRAMAQIAEGKGRGPEPFMLTRKKAAAPDAVWHSNRGSAAELRDAGVMSAAQAPKPAPIRKPAKHRATMPAFIEPQLCRDVDRPPGSGWVHEIKFDGYRIQVRVDDGRVEMRTRKGLDWTGKFGAIARAAAKLPDAIIDGEVVALDDKGAPSFGALQVALSEGKTDKLICFAFDLLFIDGASLLERPLRERKSRLKELLESHAVDSRIRYVEHFDVPGESVLESARRMSLEGIVSKHLEGTYRPGRREWAKTKCRNGQEVVIGGWTSEGKRFRSLLAGVYRDKQLVYAGRVGTGFGADVVDRILPRLEALESDENPFAGDTAPRKEVGVHWIKPELVAEIEFGGWTTDNLVRQSSFKGLRDDKPASEVVVERPEPVAKFEKEEALQEETVPLKVRRNVVVAPALKTGGNAMVMGTVISHPDKAMWPDAGDGKPVTKLDLAQYYEAVGPFIIDYIRGRPSSIVRAPDGIGHELFFQRHGLKGMSKLLKLVKVPGDHEPYLQIDSHEALIAVAQIAGLEIHPWNCMPDEPEVPGRLVFDFDPAPDVDFDVVIEGARELRDRLTHLGLVSFCKTTGGKGLHVVTPLAQPKGARLQWPIVKQFAHEVAQQMAADNPERYLTTMAKKARSGKIFLDYLRNDRLSTAVAVLSPRAREGARVSMPLDWSQVKAGLDPARFTVRTAPALLARSKAWKEYGGAERSLVDAVRRLSESHAA